One window from the genome of Streptomyces sp. WZ-12 encodes:
- a CDS encoding helix-turn-helix domain-containing protein — protein sequence MHGDVTDDSSWALDPDDDAQPSVEMVGRQLKLWRTAAGLRAADFAKLMGYSEGLIYKIERGTRIPRPEYLAKADQILNAGGKLAGMRDDVERARYPKKVRDLKRWEDEAVELGAYENHNLYGLLQTEEYMRALYEMRRPAWSPDEVNRLVAARMARWSIFERTPAPALTFVQEEVTIRRPLGGRMVHRRQLEHLLEVGQLRNVEIQVMPTDREDHAGMGGQIEVMKFADGSAVGHSLNQFGTRPVSDPKLIRILELRYGIIRSQALTPRESLAFIQKVVGET from the coding sequence ATGCACGGCGATGTCACGGACGACTCAAGCTGGGCACTCGATCCGGACGATGACGCCCAGCCGTCCGTCGAGATGGTCGGACGGCAGCTCAAGCTGTGGCGGACGGCTGCCGGTCTACGTGCCGCCGACTTCGCGAAGTTGATGGGCTACAGCGAGGGCTTGATCTACAAGATCGAGCGGGGAACGCGCATCCCGCGGCCGGAGTACCTGGCCAAGGCGGACCAGATCCTCAACGCGGGCGGAAAGCTCGCCGGGATGCGGGACGACGTGGAGAGGGCCCGATACCCCAAGAAGGTCCGGGACTTGAAGCGTTGGGAGGACGAGGCGGTCGAACTGGGGGCGTACGAGAACCACAACCTGTACGGGCTCTTGCAGACGGAGGAGTACATGCGAGCGCTGTACGAGATGCGGCGCCCGGCCTGGTCACCGGACGAAGTGAATCGCCTGGTGGCGGCTCGTATGGCACGGTGGTCGATTTTCGAACGCACTCCGGCTCCCGCGCTCACATTCGTCCAGGAAGAGGTGACCATCAGGCGCCCCCTCGGGGGGAGAATGGTGCACCGGCGACAGCTCGAACACCTGTTGGAGGTAGGCCAGTTGCGGAACGTTGAGATCCAGGTGATGCCGACGGACCGCGAGGACCACGCAGGCATGGGTGGTCAGATCGAGGTGATGAAGTTTGCTGACGGCAGTGCCGTCGGCCACTCGCTGAACCAGTTCGGCACCCGACCCGTCTCTGACCCAAAGCTGATCCGAATCCTCGAACTGCGCTATGGAATCATCCGATCTCAGGCCCTCACGCCCCGGGAATCGCTCGCCTTCATCCAAAAAGTGGTGGGAGAAACATGA
- a CDS encoding Rid family hydrolase — protein sequence MTVHTVQVPEDNPVFGQTTSAFESFGYSAAVRAHGLLFIAGTIGRRADGTIPDTIEEQTEIALLKIEEILRLENLDASALVDVTSYHVDIRQHLPGFIEAKQRLVKAPYPTWTIIGVSGLASPGLLVEIRATAAYPDAPR from the coding sequence ATGACCGTCCACACCGTTCAGGTCCCCGAGGACAACCCGGTCTTCGGGCAAACCACCAGCGCCTTCGAGAGCTTCGGCTATTCCGCCGCGGTCCGCGCGCACGGCCTGTTGTTCATCGCCGGAACGATCGGTCGCCGCGCCGACGGAACCATCCCGGACACCATCGAAGAGCAGACCGAGATCGCCCTCTTGAAGATCGAAGAGATCCTTCGGCTGGAGAACCTCGACGCCTCCGCCCTCGTCGACGTCACCAGCTACCACGTCGACATCCGCCAGCACCTGCCCGGCTTCATCGAGGCCAAGCAGCGCCTGGTCAAAGCGCCCTACCCGACCTGGACGATCATCGGGGTCAGCGGCCTCGCCAGCCCCGGACTCCTCGTCGAAATCCGCGCGACCGCCGCGTATCCCGACGCACCTCGGTAG
- a CDS encoding helix-turn-helix domain-containing protein, with the protein MTEFQEPGYTIIGDHLAQHHELSLGAIGLAVYILSLPEGSQVDIRSLAQRFPEGRERIATGLRELERHGYLKRVTKRLDDGRLVTVTTSYNNPRPTPTRTRRVRLAKPKPEPVPESVPVRPSAPARSEAAAPPKRAAPTPKARPSLPRPRTPRHLATATALLANLRRDDPRLLLPVRDIERLAPGVAAWLEREVPPEAVRKALSADLPAPLRNPAGLLAHRLTALLPPPLPETPPPPEPARPAPVPFHNCEGCERAIRSPGPARCRDCRPEHGEDA; encoded by the coding sequence GTGACCGAGTTCCAGGAGCCCGGGTACACCATCATCGGCGATCACCTCGCCCAGCACCACGAGTTGTCGCTCGGCGCGATCGGCCTCGCGGTGTACATCCTCTCGCTGCCCGAGGGCTCGCAGGTCGACATCCGCTCGTTGGCCCAGCGGTTTCCCGAGGGGCGCGAGCGGATTGCCACCGGCCTGCGGGAGTTGGAGCGGCACGGGTACCTGAAGCGGGTGACGAAGCGCTTAGACGATGGCCGTCTGGTGACGGTCACGACCTCGTACAACAACCCGAGGCCGACGCCGACGCGGACGCGGAGGGTGCGGCTAGCCAAGCCCAAGCCCGAGCCCGTGCCCGAGTCCGTGCCCGTACGGCCCTCGGCCCCTGCGCGGAGCGAGGCTGCGGCCCCACCGAAGCGGGCCGCGCCTACGCCCAAGGCGAGGCCGTCGTTGCCCCGCCCCCGCACCCCGCGGCACCTCGCCACCGCCACGGCCCTGCTCGCCAACCTGCGGCGGGACGACCCCCGACTCCTCCTCCCCGTACGGGACATCGAGCGTCTCGCGCCGGGCGTGGCCGCCTGGTTGGAGCGCGAGGTGCCCCCGGAGGCGGTCCGAAAAGCCTTGAGCGCCGACCTCCCGGCGCCCCTCCGCAACCCGGCGGGCCTTCTCGCCCACCGCCTGACGGCGCTGCTACCGCCACCCCTCCCCGAGACCCCACCGCCTCCTGAACCCGCCCGTCCCGCGCCCGTTCCCTTCCACAACTGCGAGGGCTGCGAGCGCGCCATCCGCTCCCCTGGCCCAGCACGCTGCCGCGACTGCCGGCCCGAGCACGGAGAGGACGCCTAG
- a CDS encoding DUF397 domain-containing protein translates to MTLKPSARTASTLEWFKSSYSSGNERDDCVEVAWTKSSYSDSSDINDCVEVAATPSTIHIRDSKNVDGPHLHVPPGAWVGFVAFARS, encoded by the coding sequence ATGACCCTCAAGCCTTCTGCCCGGACTGCATCCACGCTGGAGTGGTTCAAGAGCAGCTACAGCAGCGGCAATGAGCGTGACGACTGCGTCGAAGTGGCCTGGACCAAGAGCAGCTACAGCGACAGCAGCGACATCAACGACTGCGTTGAGGTAGCCGCAACCCCCTCCACCATCCACATCCGCGACTCAAAGAACGTCGACGGCCCCCACCTTCACGTCCCCCCGGGCGCCTGGGTCGGCTTCGTCGCGTTCGCCAGGAGCTAG
- a CDS encoding ATP-binding protein yields MTQQIAEPKLHFRVQLSATRRGARLARLLGTEQLRSWGLPFEVPAQVIAELAANAVSHGRVPGRDFRLALAADADTLSIGVTDARGDRIPFQRAPAEGESGHGLIIVGLLADRWGTVRGPFPCKTVWAEFDLPMWG; encoded by the coding sequence GTGACGCAACAAATCGCCGAGCCCAAGCTCCATTTCAGGGTCCAACTCTCCGCCACGCGCCGGGGCGCACGCCTGGCGCGTCTCCTCGGCACCGAGCAACTCCGTTCCTGGGGACTGCCGTTCGAGGTGCCGGCTCAGGTGATCGCCGAGCTGGCCGCGAACGCCGTCTCGCACGGACGCGTCCCGGGACGGGACTTCCGCCTCGCGTTGGCCGCCGATGCCGACACGCTCAGTATCGGCGTCACGGACGCGCGCGGCGACCGGATCCCGTTCCAACGGGCGCCGGCGGAGGGCGAGTCGGGGCACGGATTGATCATCGTCGGCCTGCTCGCGGACCGCTGGGGCACGGTCCGCGGCCCGTTCCCGTGCAAGACCGTGTGGGCGGAGTTCGACCTGCCGATGTGGGGCTGA
- a CDS encoding SigE family RNA polymerase sigma factor has protein sequence MTTSVCTSASTPATFPSFASYVRARGPVLLRAARSLSSNPNDAEDLLQTALTKTFVAWERIEDHRALDGYVRRALINTRTSQWRKRKVEEFACDELPEPDPIPAPDPAELQGLRDAMWRAIMRLPARQRAMVVLRYYEDLSEAQTAEVMEVSVGTVKSAVSRALAKLREDPELAMLGLSRVAV, from the coding sequence ATGACCACGTCAGTGTGCACAAGCGCCTCGACGCCCGCGACGTTCCCGTCGTTCGCGTCCTATGTACGGGCCCGGGGGCCGGTTCTGCTGCGCGCCGCGCGGTCCCTGTCCTCCAACCCGAACGACGCCGAAGACCTCCTCCAGACCGCGCTCACCAAGACCTTTGTGGCCTGGGAGCGCATCGAGGACCACCGCGCGCTGGACGGCTATGTGCGCCGCGCGCTGATCAACACCCGCACCTCGCAGTGGCGCAAGCGCAAGGTCGAGGAGTTCGCCTGCGACGAGCTGCCCGAGCCGGACCCGATACCGGCGCCGGACCCGGCCGAACTCCAGGGCCTGCGCGACGCGATGTGGCGCGCGATCATGCGCCTGCCGGCGCGGCAGCGCGCGATGGTCGTCCTGCGCTACTACGAGGACCTCAGCGAGGCCCAGACCGCCGAGGTCATGGAGGTCTCGGTCGGCACGGTCAAGAGCGCGGTCTCCCGCGCCCTGGCCAAGCTCCGCGAGGACCCTGAGCTGGCGATGCTGGGCCTGAGCCGGGTCGCCGTCTAA
- a CDS encoding response regulator — protein MTPPPPDTAPILIVDDMEENLIALEAVLGSLATKVVRARSGEEALKAMLREEFAVVLIDVLMPGMSGFETAANIKGLDQTKDVPVILLTGAAVDPDYAYRGYTVGAADFLIKPFDPWLLRTKVNVFLDLYRKNHQLAAQTTQLKRLLTGPSGSPPPPPPPTDTAALADIASRLAQIELLLRDARDAESTGLADRIAALEGEVERLLAG, from the coding sequence ATGACACCGCCCCCACCCGACACCGCACCCATCCTCATCGTCGACGACATGGAGGAGAACCTCATCGCCCTCGAAGCGGTCCTGGGCTCCCTCGCCACCAAGGTCGTCCGCGCCCGCTCCGGTGAGGAGGCCCTCAAGGCCATGCTCCGCGAGGAGTTCGCGGTCGTCCTCATCGACGTCCTGATGCCCGGCATGAGCGGTTTCGAGACCGCCGCCAACATCAAGGGCCTGGACCAGACGAAGGACGTCCCGGTCATCCTGCTCACCGGCGCCGCCGTGGACCCCGACTACGCCTACCGCGGCTACACCGTCGGCGCCGCCGACTTCCTCATCAAGCCCTTCGACCCCTGGCTGCTGCGCACCAAGGTCAACGTCTTCCTCGACCTCTACCGCAAGAACCACCAACTGGCCGCCCAGACCACCCAGTTGAAACGCCTGCTGACCGGCCCGTCCGGAAGCCCACCGCCGCCGCCACCCCCCACCGACACCGCCGCCCTCGCCGATATCGCCAGCCGCCTGGCCCAGATCGAACTCCTGCTCCGCGACGCCCGCGACGCCGAGTCCACCGGCCTCGCCGACCGCATCGCGGCCCTGGAAGGGGAGGTGGAACGCCTGTTGGCGGGGTGA